ATGTTCAATTAGCGCTTAATCCTAAAAGTAAAGAATACATCGTTATTGAAGTTAACCCACGAGTAAGTCGATCATCGGCTCTTGCTTCAAAAGCTGCAGGTTATCCGATTGCCAAAATCGCAGCTAAAATTGCTGTGGGTTTGCATCTTCATGAGATACCAAACTCGGTGACAAAAAAAACCAAAGCATCTTTTGAACCAGCGCTTGATTATGTTGTAACCAAAATACCTAAATGGCCTTTTGACAAATTTGATTACGCGAATCGTCGACTAGGAACTCAGATGAAAGCTACAGGCGAAGTCATGGCAATTGATCGAACCTTTGAAAGCTCATTGCTCAAAGCAGTGGTCTCTCTTGAAGGTAAAGAAACTGGGTTGAGAAAAGAATATATGTCGAATTGGTCGTTAGACATGTTGAAAAAAAATCTTGTTGATGTCGATGATGATCGTATCTTTGTTATTGCACAAGCTCTTCGACATGGATTAAGTGTAGATTATATTCATGAACTCACAAAGATCGACCCATGGTTTTTAGAAAAAATACACAATATAATTCGTATAGAGCAAAAGTTAGCAACTGAGCCGATGACGGGAGAACTTTTACAGACAGCAGAAAAAATGGGCTTTACAGACACAGAAATTATTGCATTATCGGGTAATACATATGAAATTATTGATGCCATTCGAAGAGCCCATGGAATGTATCCTGTCTATAAAATGGTAGATACGTGTGCCGCAGAGTTTGAATCATCAACGCCGTATTACTATTCAACATATGAACAAGAAGAAGAAAATGTCATCAGCCGTGGTGAAAAAATTATTGTTATCGGGTCGGGACCTATTCGCATAGGTCAAGGTATAGAATTTGACTACTGTTCAGTCCACGCAGTATGGGCGATTCAAGAACTTGGATATGAATCTATCATTATCAACAACAATCCTGAAACAGTGAGCACAGACTTTGATACATCAGATAAACTTTACTTTGAACCCCTGTTTATTGAAGATGTCTATAATGTTATACGTAAAGAAATGCCAAAAGGCGTCATTGTACAGTTTGGTGGACAGACAGCCATTAATCTAGCCCCAAAGCTGGTTAGCCGCGGTGTGCAGATTTTGGGAACATCTGTTGAAGCTATTGATGTTGCTGAAAATCGTCAACGTTTTGAGCGTTTACTTCGAGAATTACATATTCCTCAACCTAAGGGAACGGCAGTCACCTCAATCGCACAAGCGGTTGATGCAGCACAGGAGATAGGTTATCCGGTCCTTGTACGTCCGTCATATGTCATCGGCGGTCGAGCGATGATGATTGTCTATAACGATCGTGAACTATCAGAGTATGTTCGTGAAGCGACAGAACTATCGACGGAGCATCCAATTCTTATTGATGAATACATCGAAGGACTTGAAGTGGAAGTCGATGCAATTTGTGATCGTGAAGATGTATTGATTCCAGGGATTATGGAACATATTGAACGTACTGGCGTGCACTCGGGAGATAGCTTCTGTGTTTATCCGCCGCAAACGTTAAGTGAAGAAATTATTCAAACCATTGTTGAGTATACGAAAAAAATATCTATTGCATTGCAAGTAAGTGGACTTGTAAATATTCAATTTGTAGTTCGAGGCAAACATGTCTATATTATTGAAGTAAATCCTAGAGCTTCTCGAACGGTACCTATTTTAAGTAAAGTGACTAAGATTCCAATGGTGCGTATTGCAATGGATGTGATTTTAGGTAAACGCCTTCGAGATTTAACTTATGGAACAGGTTTGTTAGCGACCACTAATCTTGTTGCTGTAAAAGCGCCAGTTTTTTCCTTTGTCAAACTACATGATGTAGATGCAGCCTTGACACCTGAGATGAAGTCCACAGGAGAAGTCTTAGGGATAGATACATCCTATGAAAAAGCGTTGCTAAAGGCATTTTTAGGGGCAGGATTTTCGTTCCCGGAACAGGGGAATGTGTTGATATCTGTTGCAGACAAAGCAAAACCTGAAATGTTAAAATATGCTAAGGCGTTTAAAAAACTAGGCTTCGGATTAATGGCCACAAAGAAAAGTGCGGCGTATTTGGATCAACACGCTATCGAAGTCACATCGGTTGATGGAAGTGCATTGACAACGATTCAAGAGCTGATGAAAGACAAAACCATAACAATGATGATCAATATCCCGACAAAGGGAAAAGATGTAGGACGTAACGGCTTTAAACTCAGGAGTTTGGCAGAACACTTGAACATACCGAATTTTACATGTTTAGATACGGTAGAGGCATATATAAAAGCCTTGCAGACAAAACGTAGTCAACAACCAATCGACTACGATACGATTGACTTTTATCGTTGAATATTAAGGGACTATTGAATTCTTGAAATATTGGTGTTATAATTTGGGAAGTTAATAGGATAAAGGGAATAACGAAAGGAAATAAACATGTATAAAATTTTAGAAAAAGAAATTTTAAATGATGTCGTCCAAAAGATGGTCATCGAGGCTCCCTTTGTTGCAAGAAAATGCGAGCCGGGGCAGTTTATTATATTACGTGTTGCTGAAAACGGTGAACGTATACCACTAACGATTACGGACTTTGACCGAGAAAAAAATTCGGTTTCTATTGTATACCAAGTTCTTGGCTATACAACGCAATTGTTGGCACAAAAGCAAGTGGGGGATGAACTTATTGATTTTGTAGGGCCCCTTGGAAAAGCGGCGCCAATGAAAAAACATAAACGTGTCCTTGGAATTGGTGGAGGTGTTGGAAGCGCACCTTTATATCCGCAACTTAAAAAAATGGCTTCAATGGGTACAAAAGTTGATGTCATCCTTGGCGGACGCGATGAAAATCTTGTCATTCTCAAAGATGAGTTTAATAAAATATGTGATAATGTCTACTATGCTACAAATGACGGATCTTTAGGGCATCAAGGGTTTGTAACGGATGTGTTAAAACAGCTCATTGACAAAGGGGAACAATATGATGAAGTGATTGCGATTGGTCCATTGATTATGATGAAAGCTGTTGTTGATATAACTAAACCTTTGAACATACCAACAGGTGTTTCTTTGAATCCAGTCATGATTGATGGAACAGGAATGTGTGGAGGGTGTCGTGTTACGGTAGGTAATGAGACCAAGTTTGCTTGTGTTGACGGACCGGACTTTGATGGTCTATTAGTGGACTTTGATGAAGCAATGCAACGTCAAGCACATTTTGTGGCAGAAGAAAAACATGCATGTCGATTGGATGGTGTAAAAAATGGCTAATATGAAAATGACAAAAACACCGATGACAGAACAAGACCCGCTAATTCGTAATAAGAATTTCTTAGAGGTTGCTTTAGGCTATACATTGGAAGAAGCGATGGAAGAGGCCAATCGTTGTATTGAATGTAAACATCAGCCGTGTAAAAAAGGTTGTCCTGTAAATATAAAGATTCCTGAGTTCATTAAAGAAGTAAAAGCAGGCAATATAAAGGCTGCATATGATATTATTACTGAAGATAATGGGCTTCTGGCGATTTGTGGACGTGTATGTCCTCAAGAGAGCCAATGTGAAAGCGTCTGTGTTCGAGGGATTAAAGGTGAACCGGTAGGTATAGGACGTCTTGAGCGATTTGTTGCAGATTGGGTAATGGCCAATGCAAAACCTGAACCGCCACATATTCAACCGAATGGAAAAAAAGTGGCAATCGTGGGAAGTGGTCCGGCAAGTCTGTCATGTGCATCGGACTTATCACGCCTTGGATTTGAGGTAGTGATGTTTGAAGCTCTACATGAGCTAGGCGGAGTATTAATGTATGGAATTCCAGAGTTTCGATTGCCTAAAGATTTGGTTAAACGAGAAATCGACCTTGTCTTAGATCTAGGGGTACATGTTGAAAAAAATGTTATTATTGGAAAATCCTTAGACATTGAAGATTTATTTGATGATGGCTTTGATGCTGTGTTTATCGGGAGTGGAGCAGGATTACCGAAGTTTTTAAATATTCCTGGAG
This sequence is a window from Vallitaleaceae bacterium 9-2. Protein-coding genes within it:
- the carB gene encoding carbamoyl-phosphate synthase large subunit; its protein translation is MPLDKSIQKVMVIGSGPIIIGQAAEFDYAGTQACKSLKEEGLEVVLVNSNPATIMTDDNIADHVYIQPLTVESLEYIISKERPDGLLPTLGGQTGLNMAVELTEAGVLDKYGVQLLGTKLEAIKQAEDREEFKNLMIAIGEPIPGSEIVSSIEQGLAFAETIGFPIIVRPAYTMGGLGGGIANNLEELKEVLHTGLMHSRIHQVLLEQSVAGWKEIEYEVMRDKNDTCIIICNMENFDPVGIHTGDSIVVAPSQTLTDNEYHMLRQASVIIIRALKIEGGCNVQLALNPKSKEYIVIEVNPRVSRSSALASKAAGYPIAKIAAKIAVGLHLHEIPNSVTKKTKASFEPALDYVVTKIPKWPFDKFDYANRRLGTQMKATGEVMAIDRTFESSLLKAVVSLEGKETGLRKEYMSNWSLDMLKKNLVDVDDDRIFVIAQALRHGLSVDYIHELTKIDPWFLEKIHNIIRIEQKLATEPMTGELLQTAEKMGFTDTEIIALSGNTYEIIDAIRRAHGMYPVYKMVDTCAAEFESSTPYYYSTYEQEEENVISRGEKIIVIGSGPIRIGQGIEFDYCSVHAVWAIQELGYESIIINNNPETVSTDFDTSDKLYFEPLFIEDVYNVIRKEMPKGVIVQFGGQTAINLAPKLVSRGVQILGTSVEAIDVAENRQRFERLLRELHIPQPKGTAVTSIAQAVDAAQEIGYPVLVRPSYVIGGRAMMIVYNDRELSEYVREATELSTEHPILIDEYIEGLEVEVDAICDREDVLIPGIMEHIERTGVHSGDSFCVYPPQTLSEEIIQTIVEYTKKISIALQVSGLVNIQFVVRGKHVYIIEVNPRASRTVPILSKVTKIPMVRIAMDVILGKRLRDLTYGTGLLATTNLVAVKAPVFSFVKLHDVDAALTPEMKSTGEVLGIDTSYEKALLKAFLGAGFSFPEQGNVLISVADKAKPEMLKYAKAFKKLGFGLMATKKSAAYLDQHAIEVTSVDGSALTTIQELMKDKTITMMINIPTKGKDVGRNGFKLRSLAEHLNIPNFTCLDTVEAYIKALQTKRSQQPIDYDTIDFYR
- the gltA gene encoding NADPH-dependent glutamate synthase yields the protein MANMKMTKTPMTEQDPLIRNKNFLEVALGYTLEEAMEEANRCIECKHQPCKKGCPVNIKIPEFIKEVKAGNIKAAYDIITEDNGLLAICGRVCPQESQCESVCVRGIKGEPVGIGRLERFVADWVMANAKPEPPHIQPNGKKVAIVGSGPASLSCASDLSRLGFEVVMFEALHELGGVLMYGIPEFRLPKDLVKREIDLVLDLGVHVEKNVIIGKSLDIEDLFDDGFDAVFIGSGAGLPKFLNIPGENLNGVYSSNEFLTRVNLMKAYDFPNNHTPVKMGDKAIIVGGGNVAMDAARTAQRLGAKEVHVVYRRGMEELPARKEEIHHAIEEGIIFDLLNNPLEIIGEDAKVSGMKVIEMELGEPDASGRRRPVEIPGSEKVIDADTVIIAIGQTPNPLLTDATPNLELNKWNCLQVNEETMETTVPNVYAGGDAVTGAATVILAMGAGKKAAKAMYNKLILNQ
- a CDS encoding sulfide/dihydroorotate dehydrogenase-like FAD/NAD-binding protein — encoded protein: MYKILEKEILNDVVQKMVIEAPFVARKCEPGQFIILRVAENGERIPLTITDFDREKNSVSIVYQVLGYTTQLLAQKQVGDELIDFVGPLGKAAPMKKHKRVLGIGGGVGSAPLYPQLKKMASMGTKVDVILGGRDENLVILKDEFNKICDNVYYATNDGSLGHQGFVTDVLKQLIDKGEQYDEVIAIGPLIMMKAVVDITKPLNIPTGVSLNPVMIDGTGMCGGCRVTVGNETKFACVDGPDFDGLLVDFDEAMQRQAHFVAEEKHACRLDGVKNG